Part of the Bacillus andreraoultii genome is shown below.
AGTAATGCAGGACAACATATAAAAGATATTCGTGTCGGTTTCGGTGCATCAGATGAAGCTGATGAATCATCAGTACTCGACCAATTACGAAATTACTTTAAACCAGAGTTTCTTAATCGTTTTGACAGCATCGTTCAATTTAAATCACTAGAAAAAGAACATTTAATGCATATTGTTGATCTAATGCTGAAAGAAGTAAATGATCAATTACGTGACGAAAATAAAACAATTCATGTAGACTCTGCTGTTAAGGAAAAACTAGTTGACTTAGGCTATAATCCAGCGTTCGGTGCCAGACCTTTACGTCGAACAATTCAAGAACAGTTAGAAGATAAAATCGCCGACTATGTATTAGACCATCCAGATGTAGAAAAACTACAAGCAAGATTGGTAAACGGCGAAATTCATGTAATTGAAGCAGAGTAATATGATTCTAATCTAATAATCGGGTGAAGCATAGGGTATCGGAAAGTTGTCGACATAACTTCTCGATACCCTTTTTTATGGTAAGAATGGTGAGGCAACATATATATAATTACGTTTCACTAGATTTATGTTGCAGATTAACTGCTTTACTATTTTAAATTATTATAGTATCTATTATGAGTAATTGCTAATCAAGGCGGGATCATGTTTAAGAAAGCATTATGAATTCATTAACAATTATATAACATGGACTTTTTAATTTTAATGGGGGGCGGGAGTATTTACCCGCCTTTTTGCTGCTATCATCGCATTCTTCCTATTTTTTTCCTTGAGAACCCTCATCTAGGAAATTTCTGCTTGTTTGCGTGTTCGTTTTGTCCTTGAGCGGTCCATCCCCCTTAATTTGGGCACCTACTTTGCCCCCAAGATCACTCGCCCGTTAATCCAACTGAAAAAATTGAAAGAGACATGATTTCTTATTAAAAAAGGCTATTTTATCAAAATTGTATGTTTGCGAAATCCCATGTTCTATCAGACACCAAATTCTTAAAGCATTAGTTATTGAAAAAAAAAACATCCTATTACAGGATGATTTCGAAAAGTAAACAATTCATTTTAAAATTTTTAAGATACAGATACAGTTGCAATGCTTGCTGCTTCATTATACATGAAACTATAGAAGGCTGGACACTCCCTTATTTTAGGCTTTCGAAAAAAACGTTGATATTTATTTAAAAGGTTATCTAGTTCTTGGCTTGATTTTAATGTCTTTTCACTCGTAAAGCCATATTCCTGTGCTATCTGGATCATTTGCTCACGTTTCTGTTTGATTAGTTCTTCCATCTCAAGTTTGTTCATTTCTGTATTCACTTTTTAATCCTCCCACTTTATCCTCTCATCCAGTAAAAATAAACTCCTTAGTCATTTAACCAAAATTACTACATAATGTAAAGGGAATCGTCAAAAGTAGACAAAATATTCACGTTTTGTCAAAAAGTCGCCATAATTTCAATGGCTGGAACATAAACGAAACGTTAGTCAAAGTACGAATAGCTATTTTTTATTCATCATCATTTACTGGTGTTTTTATTGGTAACAATATATGGAAGGTACTGCCTTTTCCAATTTCACTTTCAACTTCAATTTTTCCTCCATGTTGCTTTATGATTTTATAACTTACCATTAATCCAAGACCCGTTCCCCGCTCTTTTGTTGTATAAAAAGGTTCTCCAAGTCGTTTTAATTTTTCTTCTGGTATGCCCTCGCCTTGGTCTGTAATTGTTACTCGAATATTGTCATTATCAACAGTCATTGAAATTAAAATCTTACTTCCCTTTCCAGAAACTTCAATAGCATTTTTAACTATATTAATAAAGACTTGTTTAATTTGATTTGGTTCACAATAAAATAGAATATGTTCCTTTTTTAATTCAGTAATAATTTCAATATTATCCATAATGGCCTGGGCGTGCAGTAAATCGATGGTTTCCTTCATGATCTTCACAATATTGGCATTTATATACTGTACCGCTTGTGGCTTAGCAAGTACGAGAAATTCATTTACAATTGATTCGATTCTTTCTAATTCAGCCATAATAATATTAAAATACATCGAATAGCCCGTAATTTCTCCGTGTAACAACTGAATAAAACCTTTTAATGAAGTAAGAGGATTACGAATTTCATGAGCAATTCCAGCAGCCAACTCCCCAAGTACATTGAGCATCTCCGTTTTACGAAGCTGTTCTTCCATTTTCAATTTTTCTGTCACATTACGAAAGAGCGTTAAGTTTGTATCTGTTATAATATTTTTTTTTGAGTCCACTTCAACAATTTTCTTTCGTCCGTCAGGGTAAATAACTTCAAAAGTTGTGGCTTCAGTTTCATTCAGTAGCTCTTTTATACTCTGTAAAAGTGAGTATTCCTCATCATTATAATGAATCTTAAATTTATGCAGTTGATGCGTGTAATTTGTATCATTTGTTATTGAAAAAAGCGTTTTTGCCGCTTGGTTTAATTCAATAATGTTTATCGGTTCACCCTCATCTTGTTCATTCATTTTCCACAACATCATTCCTTCTAATGAACCATCAAATATTTTGCGAAATTTACGCTCACTATCGATTAATTTTTGTTCCATTTCCCTTTTTTCAGTAATATCACGTAATATCGACATATATAACCCATTATATACTTCTGAACTTGTGGACATTTCAAAAGTCTTAATTTGATTATTTCCTTTAAATCTTACCTCTCCAAAAAATCTCCCATTACTTTTAAGAATCTCCCAATAAGTTAAGTGTTCCTCGATATTTTCCTCAGGGATTAATGAGGACAAATGCATACCAACAATTTGTTCTTTAGTCATTTGCAATAATTTACAAAACGCCGGATTTGCATGGACGATTGTACCATGTTTGTCGAAAGTTATTAAACCGTCAATAACTTGATTAAAAATATTTGAAAATAATTGTAAGTGCTCTAACTTACTTTCCATTTCACGATCCTTATAAGAGGACTCTTGACCCGGTATAAACAAACTACTCCCCCCCTAATCAATAGGAAAATTCGACAAACATAGGCGAAACTCCTCTATTATTACCATTTTTACTGGAAATTTTCGATAATTAAGTTCTCCTTACAGGTAGAATAATTTTTCATTAAAAGTAATATACTCCCTATTTATCACATCTGATAAAGAATATATAATATATTATTGATAAATTCTTATAGGAGAAAAATAAATGGAGAGGAACTAACTTTTCTTGTTTTTTCCATATAGACAACTCGGGCGCCCGAGCCCACAGGCAACCAAGAGCCGTAGTTTTAGCTTAAGCGTATAGGAAAGCAGAATTGGAAAATTTATACTTTCCGACTGGCTAAACAAAGCTCTACTTAAATAGGAGGCTTTTTCAATGGAAAAACAACGTGATTTTTACTTTGATAATGGAAAATTCCTATTAATTTTTTTCGTTGTCTTTGGTCACTTAATTCGCTCATTTATTGCAGAACATGAATTACTATACGCTATTTACAAAACCATTTATTCTTTTCATATGCCCGCCTTTATTTTAGTATCTGGACATTTTGCAAAGGGCTATTATGAAAAAGGTTATCTTTTAAAATTAATGAAGAAATTACTTATTCCTTACTTCATTTTCCAAATCATTTATTCAGTCTATTATTACTTTTTACTCGATGAATCCCAGTTTTCAGTTAATATTTTTGACCCAGAATGGTCCTTATGGTTTTTAATAAGCTTGTTTTGTTGGCACCTATTATTGCCGTTATTTACAAAACTACATCCAGTCACTAGTTTTATTTTTTCAATTATAATCGGTGTTTTAATTGGTTACATTGACTCGATTGATACGTACTTAAGTTTATCGAGGACATTCGTATTTTTCCCATTTTTTCTCTTAGGTTACTTTTTGCAACGCGAACACTTTCAACATTTAAAAGCGAAAAAAACCATGATGTCCTCAACCATTATCATCTTAACAATTTTTATTTATTTTTATAGCTTTCCTACGATGGACTTTGAATGGTTATTTGGATCAAATCCTTATAGTCAATTAGATAACAATTTTATGTTTTCATGGCTCCAAAGATTATTTATCTATGGGATTAGTTTTATCATGGTATTCAGTTTTTGGGCACTCGTACCAAAGCAGAAATTTTTCTTTACAAAAATTGGTAAATACACATTATATATTTACTTATTACATGGTTTTGTCGTGAAATACTTTAGAGGCTCACGTTTTGAAACATGGATTGCTGAAAATCATTCATTATGGATTTTAGCGGTTCTCGCCCTTTGTTTAACTCTTTTACTATCAAGTAAATGTATACGTACGATAGCACAACCAATGATTGAGTTAAAAACTGTGTATTGGCAAAGGTTATTCAAGCAATTTAACCAACGATTATTTTCCTAAATGAACGGAGATGATTAGGCAACTTAAACATAAAAGCTGCCTTTTCCATTCAAAAGAGCATGTGTAAGATGATTTTCCTATAAATTCAGGGCCTCTTCTAAGTTCTTCATTAATCACTAGAAAGAGCCTAGCGAATTTAGCTAGACTCTTATTTTCTTATTTTACCCGATGATAATCCGTTCTTTCGGATAGTGGAAGTTTTCTTTTTTCTCCTTACCACCTATCATAAAAATAAAAGTTAGGATTCCTACCCTACCAATAAACATGAGGAGCATAATAATGATTTTTCCAAAATTCGATAAATCAGCTGTAATACCTAATGACATTCCTGATGTGCCAAACGCTGAACAAACTTCAAAAACGAGTGACATTAAAGGAAGATCTTCGGTAACACAAAGAATCATCACACTGACAAAACAAACAATGACTCCAAAGATGGATACAACAAATGCTTTCATAATATCATCTTCATGTACTTCACGCTTAAATAATTTTATTGTTCGGTTACCTCTCGAAAAATTGTAAAGGAACAATAAACTTATGGCAAAGGTAGTTGTTCGAATTCCACCACCGACTGAACTTGGTGACGCTCCAATAAACATAAGCCCACTTAATAATAATAATGTCGCTTCAGATAACTGAGTTAAATCTAACGTCACTAAGCCACCACTTCTTGTTGAAACAGATTGGAAAAACGCATAAAAGAATGACTCATGCCAAGACTTACCAACAAAAAAGTGATTTATTTCAAATAAAATAAAAATAATTCCACCCGTAATGACTAAAATAAAGTATATGAGTGTAGTAATTTTTGTATAAAGTGTGAAATGAAACAGTTCCCCCTTTCTTTTAAAGAAATTTTTCACCTCAATTAAAACAGGAAAACCAATGGCCCCTAAAGTAATTAAAATCATATGGATAAATTGAATAAAATAATCGTTAGCATAAGGGATTAATGATGCACCAGTAATATCAAATCCTGCATTTGTTGTTGCGGTAACGGAAGCAAATAACCCATGTAGATAGGCATCTTGCCATGTTGAAAAATAATGTAAAAAATATGTACCTAGAATAAGTGCTCCAGCGAGTTCAATGAAAATAAAAACAACTAATAATTGCTTTAATAAATTAACAAGACCTGATAAATTCGTTTGATTTTGATCGGTCATAATTAAGCGCCTTTCTCGAAGACCGATTTTTCTTTTAAATACAATCCAAAAAAAAGTTCCCAATGCCATAATTCCTACACCACCGATTTGTAATACGAAAATGAGAATAAATAAACCGGTAGTAGTAAATGTTTCAGAAAAATTGACTGTTGTCAGTCCTGTCACACTCACGGCACTTACTGCTGTAAATACTGCGTCCATTAATGTCCAGTCAGCACCCTTTTTTATTGCAACAGGTAAGCATAAAAGTAGTGTGGAGATGGTTACGACAATAATATAATAACTAACAATTAGTTGTGCTGGCTTGAGCTTGTCGATAAATTTCTTGAGTTTTTCCCACATATATGAAATTCCTTTCAAAAATAAAAAATGAATCCTTCTCTTTCTATGTACTTCCTAATTATCAAAAAATATTTTATTAATCACTTTATTTTATCGGAGTTTGTAAATCTAGTCAAAACTTGCCATAAATGATTTCACCCGAACGAACCATACTAAAAACATACCAATATAAAAGGTGGTGAAAATGATGGCTCGTTCATCAAATAACTTGTTAGTTCCAGGTGTAGAACAATATCTTGATCAAGTGAAATATGAAATTGCTGAGGAATTTGGTGTACAATTAGGTGGTAATACTGTATCACGAGCAAATGGCTCAGTTGGTGGAGAAATAACAAAACGCCTTGTTCAACAAGCACAAGCACAATTTACAAATCAAAAAAGTGAATAAATTATGGATTGTTTAAGGAGGCTGGGACAAAACTCCAGTAAAATAAAAATTAAGGCGTTGGAGCTTACACTAAAAAGTGTAGACCCAACGCCTTTTTTGTCACAATTCTAGTAAACAAAAAGGGCACCTTTTGATAAAATTAAAGTGACGAAACAATAATTTTGGAGGTGCCCTTATGTTTAAACATTATAACATGAATCAAGTAGTTTTACCGCTAAATTTAGAAATTAAGTTGAAAGAAAACGATATTGCTTTTGCGATCAATGATCTTGTCGAGAGTATTCCCGAAGAAGCTTTCGAGGACTTCATACGACAAACCGGCCGTCCCGCGTATCATCCTCGTATGATGTTGAAAGTCATTTTGTGTGGATATACGCAATCCGTGTTTTCCGGCCGTAAAATAGAAGCTTTATTACAGGATAGTATCCGCATGATGTGGCTAGCTCAAGGACATGAACCTAGCTATCGCACCATCAATCGCTTCCGTTCTAATCCACTCATTGAAAACATCCTACGTGAATGCTTTGTCCAGTTCCGAAATCAGCTCGTGGAAAAGGAATTGATTGAAGAGGAAGCCATTTTTATTGATGGTACAAAAATTGAAGCAAACGCAAATAAGTTCACCTTTGTATGGCGGAAGTCCATTGAAAGATATAGTGATAAGCTAATTGAAAAGTCCAATCAACTGTATGATGAGCTGCTAGAGAAGGAGATCATCCCAGCAATAGAGCGAGAAAAGGAAGAGGAACTTTCCGTCAAAGAAATGGAAGAAGTAGTCGAAAAGTTAGACGAGAAAATCGAGGAATATAATAAAAAGATTGAAGTATCTGAAGTTGGGAGTGAACGGAAAAAGCTCCGTTCCGAACGCAAATTACCCATACAATCTCGGAAGCAATGGATGGATTACATTACTCGCAAACAAAAGTATCAAAACGATATGGAGATTTTCGGTGATCGCAATAGTTACTCAAAGACGGACCCAGATGCGACGTTTATGCGCATGAAGGACGACTACATGAAGAACGGTCAATTGAAAGCTGGTTACAATGTCCAAATTGCGACGGAAGGTCAATATGTGCTCGCTTACGATGTTTTCCCAAACCCGACCGATACACGCACTTTAATTCCTTTTCTCGACACGATTGAAGAAAACTTTTTCGAGCTTCCGGAATTCATTGTCGCGGATGCAGGATATGGTAGCGAACAGAATTATGAAGATATCATCGAGAATCGAAATCGAACGCCACTTATTACATACAATCAATATCGAAAGGAGAAGAAAAAGAAGCATAAGGACAACGCTTTTCATGTAGATAATTGGGAATATAATGAGGACGAAGATACTTTTCTGTGCCCAAATGGTCGGAAAGTACGATTTAGCCATCATTCCAAACGAACAGACAGGTACGGATTCACCCGTGAATTTAAAGTGTACGAGTGTGAGGACTGTTCGGATTGTCCACTCCGCGATTTATGCACGAAAGCAAAAGAAGGGAACAACCGAAAAGTCTACATGAATGAAAAGTGGGAGTCCCAAAAAGAATATGTACGTACGAAGCTTTCAGACGAGAAAACTGGTGAAATTTACGGAAAACGTAAAATTGATGTAGAACCAGCGTTCGGTTTTCTGAAGGCTAATTTAGGTTTCACTCGTTTTTCCGTCAGAGGAAAACAGAAAGTGAAAAATGAATTAGCCTTTGCGTTGATGGCGGTGAATATGAGAAAAGTCACCGCCATCAGCGGTAAAATAGTGACGAGAAATGGAAAAACCCCACAAAAAAGGTTCCAAGCAAATTTTTTATTGCCTGGAACCTTTTTATATACTACTTTTGGCTAGTTATGTCCCAGCCTCTTTTTTTTGCTATATTAGTTTGCTTTTGATTCGTGATCAACTTTTGTCTTTTCCTTGTTTCCTTCTGGTACGCTCCCCTTTTTCTTAGAAACAAGATAACCACCAACTGCTAATCCGATAAGAACAACCCAAAATGTGATTTTCCATGGAGTAGATTCAGGAAAATGTTCGTTTAGTATACTTACATTCGGGTGGGCTAACGTATAAACCGCAAGTTTGACTCCAACCCAACCAACAATTAAGAATGCGGCATCTTCAAGAGTTGGATACTGGTTGAGCAACTTAACAAACCATGTGGCAGCAAATCGCATAATAACGAGACCAATGAGACCACCTAGGAACATAACTAAAAATTGACCTCCGTTAATACCGCCAATCGTAAATTCCCCAACCGGTCTTAATGTAACGGCTAATGCGACTGCTGCTAGCATGGAGTCGATAGCAAAGGCGATATCAGCTAATTCAACCTTTAAAACCGTACCCCAAAAT
Proteins encoded:
- a CDS encoding TrkH family potassium uptake protein; the protein is MWEKLKKFIDKLKPAQLIVSYYIIVVTISTLLLCLPVAIKKGADWTLMDAVFTAVSAVSVTGLTTVNFSETFTTTGLFILIFVLQIGGVGIMALGTFFWIVFKRKIGLRERRLIMTDQNQTNLSGLVNLLKQLLVVFIFIELAGALILGTYFLHYFSTWQDAYLHGLFASVTATTNAGFDITGASLIPYANDYFIQFIHMILITLGAIGFPVLIEVKNFFKRKGELFHFTLYTKITTLIYFILVITGGIIFILFEINHFFVGKSWHESFFYAFFQSVSTRSGGLVTLDLTQLSEATLLLLSGLMFIGASPSSVGGGIRTTTFAISLLFLYNFSRGNRTIKLFKREVHEDDIMKAFVVSIFGVIVCFVSVMILCVTEDLPLMSLVFEVCSAFGTSGMSLGITADLSNFGKIIIMLLMFIGRVGILTFIFMIGGKEKKENFHYPKERIIIG
- a CDS encoding IS1182 family transposase, which encodes MFKHYNMNQVVLPLNLEIKLKENDIAFAINDLVESIPEEAFEDFIRQTGRPAYHPRMMLKVILCGYTQSVFSGRKIEALLQDSIRMMWLAQGHEPSYRTINRFRSNPLIENILRECFVQFRNQLVEKELIEEEAIFIDGTKIEANANKFTFVWRKSIERYSDKLIEKSNQLYDELLEKEIIPAIEREKEEELSVKEMEEVVEKLDEKIEEYNKKIEVSEVGSERKKLRSERKLPIQSRKQWMDYITRKQKYQNDMEIFGDRNSYSKTDPDATFMRMKDDYMKNGQLKAGYNVQIATEGQYVLAYDVFPNPTDTRTLIPFLDTIEENFFELPEFIVADAGYGSEQNYEDIIENRNRTPLITYNQYRKEKKKKHKDNAFHVDNWEYNEDEDTFLCPNGRKVRFSHHSKRTDRYGFTREFKVYECEDCSDCPLRDLCTKAKEGNNRKVYMNEKWESQKEYVRTKLSDEKTGEIYGKRKIDVEPAFGFLKANLGFTRFSVRGKQKVKNELAFALMAVNMRKVTAISGKIVTRNGKTPQKRFQANFLLPGTFLYTTFG
- a CDS encoding acyltransferase family protein, with the translated sequence MEKQRDFYFDNGKFLLIFFVVFGHLIRSFIAEHELLYAIYKTIYSFHMPAFILVSGHFAKGYYEKGYLLKLMKKLLIPYFIFQIIYSVYYYFLLDESQFSVNIFDPEWSLWFLISLFCWHLLLPLFTKLHPVTSFIFSIIIGVLIGYIDSIDTYLSLSRTFVFFPFFLLGYFLQREHFQHLKAKKTMMSSTIIILTIFIYFYSFPTMDFEWLFGSNPYSQLDNNFMFSWLQRLFIYGISFIMVFSFWALVPKQKFFFTKIGKYTLYIYLLHGFVVKYFRGSRFETWIAENHSLWILAVLALCLTLLLSSKCIRTIAQPMIELKTVYWQRLFKQFNQRLFS
- a CDS encoding PAS domain-containing sensor histidine kinase; amino-acid sequence: MFIPGQESSYKDREMESKLEHLQLFSNIFNQVIDGLITFDKHGTIVHANPAFCKLLQMTKEQIVGMHLSSLIPEENIEEHLTYWEILKSNGRFFGEVRFKGNNQIKTFEMSTSSEVYNGLYMSILRDITEKREMEQKLIDSERKFRKIFDGSLEGMMLWKMNEQDEGEPINIIELNQAAKTLFSITNDTNYTHQLHKFKIHYNDEEYSLLQSIKELLNETEATTFEVIYPDGRKKIVEVDSKKNIITDTNLTLFRNVTEKLKMEEQLRKTEMLNVLGELAAGIAHEIRNPLTSLKGFIQLLHGEITGYSMYFNIIMAELERIESIVNEFLVLAKPQAVQYINANIVKIMKETIDLLHAQAIMDNIEIITELKKEHILFYCEPNQIKQVFINIVKNAIEVSGKGSKILISMTVDNDNIRVTITDQGEGIPEEKLKRLGEPFYTTKERGTGLGLMVSYKIIKQHGGKIEVESEIGKGSTFHILLPIKTPVNDDE
- a CDS encoding alpha/beta-type small acid-soluble spore protein, yielding MARSSNNLLVPGVEQYLDQVKYEIAEEFGVQLGGNTVSRANGSVGGEITKRLVQQAQAQFTNQKSE
- a CDS encoding aspartyl-phosphate phosphatase Spo0E family protein is translated as MNTEMNKLEMEELIKQKREQMIQIAQEYGFTSEKTLKSSQELDNLLNKYQRFFRKPKIRECPAFYSFMYNEAASIATVSVS
- a CDS encoding TerC family protein, which codes for MDISILLEYGWVLLVLVGLEGILAADNAVVMAVMVKHLPKEQQKKALFYGLIGAFIFRFATLFLISFLVDVWQVQAIGALYLLFIMIHHFVKKHQAMDNVKVKKVEKQSGFWGTVLKVELADIAFAIDSMLAAVALAVTLRPVGEFTIGGINGGQFLVMFLGGLIGLVIMRFAATWFVKLLNQYPTLEDAAFLIVGWVGVKLAVYTLAHPNVSILNEHFPESTPWKITFWVVLIGLAVGGYLVSKKKGSVPEGNKEKTKVDHESKAN